From Candidatus Methylomirabilis lanthanidiphila, one genomic window encodes:
- a CDS encoding NADH-quinone oxidoreductase subunit I, protein MGRYFSDLFGGSVSILRSMKVTLRYLFTRAITVQYPDEHRTQPLRALNRHVLTIDETTGQLKCTACEACARICPTRCIELTGTGKGKSRHPSAFQIDHNLCMYCNLCVEVCPFDAITMWTRIGELSAPVRSDLVFDIKALTADRYYPSPMTPEKPPAPTPEPEPEKVEAVAAAPSS, encoded by the coding sequence ATGGGACGCTATTTTTCAGATCTGTTCGGCGGAAGCGTCAGTATCCTTCGTTCGATGAAGGTGACGCTCCGGTACCTTTTCACCCGCGCGATTACTGTCCAGTATCCCGATGAGCATCGGACACAGCCGTTACGGGCGCTGAACCGCCACGTACTCACGATCGACGAGACGACGGGACAGCTCAAGTGTACTGCCTGTGAGGCCTGCGCTCGGATCTGCCCCACCCGCTGCATCGAGCTTACGGGGACCGGTAAGGGCAAGAGCCGCCACCCGTCCGCCTTCCAAATCGACCACAACCTCTGCATGTACTGTAACCTGTGCGTCGAGGTCTGCCCCTTCGACGCCATTACGATGTGGACCCGGATCGGCGAACTGAGCGCCCCTGTGCGCAGCGACCTGGTCTTCGATATCAAGGCCCTGACGGCAGATCGTTACTACCCCTCTCCAATGACTCCAGAAAAGCCGCCGGCGCCTACTCCCGAGCCGGAGCCCGAGAAGGTAGAGGCGGTCGCTGCGGCGCCCTCTTCCTGA
- a CDS encoding NADH dehydrogenase subunit B, translating into MGLFDNKQIEPNVITTTVEWLFNWARKSSPWPMTFGLACCAIEMMAAGASRFDLDRLGAGVFRPSPRQSDVMIVAGTVTEKMAPRIKTLYEQMPDPKWVIAMGACAISGGPFYYDAYHVVKGVDLLVPVDVYVPGCPPTPEALIFGILTLQDQIMRGERAKPGGRPTLPEPLVAA; encoded by the coding sequence ATGGGGTTGTTCGACAACAAACAGATCGAGCCGAACGTCATTACGACAACGGTCGAGTGGCTCTTTAACTGGGCTCGCAAATCCTCCCCCTGGCCGATGACCTTCGGCCTGGCCTGCTGCGCAATTGAGATGATGGCTGCCGGGGCCTCCCGCTTCGACCTTGACCGTTTGGGGGCGGGGGTCTTTCGCCCGTCGCCGCGCCAGTCCGATGTGATGATCGTGGCCGGGACCGTCACCGAGAAAATGGCGCCTCGCATCAAGACGCTGTACGAGCAAATGCCCGACCCCAAGTGGGTGATTGCCATGGGCGCTTGTGCCATCTCCGGCGGCCCCTTCTACTACGACGCCTATCATGTCGTCAAGGGGGTGGACCTGCTGGTTCCGGTCGACGTCTATGTCCCAGGCTGTCCGCCTACTCCTGAGGCGCTCATCTTCGGCATCCTGACCCTGCAGGATCAGATCATGCGCGGCGAGCGCGCGAAACCAGGCGGCCGGCCTACCTTGCCCGAGCCCCTGGTGGCGGCTTAA
- a CDS encoding Molybdopterin oxidoreductase Fe4S4 region: MVELIVDSKPVQVPAGTSILEAVLQTGSEIPHFCYHPKLRVVGSCRMCQVEVQGTPKLVISCATPVADGMEVLTASDRVKKARNAVLEFLLLNHPLDCPVCDKGGECPLQNYTLRYGPGESRFIEPKIQRIKHQPIGPFIIFDAERCILCTRCVRFCQDVTGTSELGVFGRGDRSEIGLFPGRSLDNRYSGNVIDLCPVGALTSRDYRFAARPWDLITQVPTICGLCSAGCNITADVRHKESGAQILRIRPRVNNEVNGHWICDEGRFEFHFAQDPGRIGTPFMQRHGELQPASWDEAIDRIAEDLSRILGEKGAEAIGVIASARLTNEEAFLVRQLFGERLGIPNIDYRVARSQEPGGDAPEDHLLRRTDKYPNSVGMRTLGLLPKSQGMGTREMLSAAGEGRLAALLVFEEDLVAALSGELPVANSLKKLDLLVTHDLFLTATAKLAHVVLPGLSFFEKEGTFTNFAGRVQRLQPALEPFGRAIPLVEFLQRLANRMELPLTEGNAEAVWQELARSVSACAGVTYESIGELGTPLVETAAAQ, encoded by the coding sequence GTGGTTGAGCTGATTGTTGATAGTAAACCGGTACAGGTTCCCGCCGGGACGTCGATTCTTGAGGCGGTTCTGCAGACCGGGAGCGAGATTCCGCATTTTTGCTATCATCCGAAGCTGCGCGTAGTAGGCAGTTGTCGGATGTGCCAGGTGGAGGTGCAGGGGACGCCGAAGCTGGTGATCTCATGTGCCACCCCGGTTGCGGATGGGATGGAGGTATTGACGGCCTCAGACCGGGTGAAGAAGGCCAGGAACGCGGTGCTTGAGTTTCTGCTGCTGAATCACCCGCTCGATTGCCCTGTCTGCGACAAGGGCGGAGAGTGCCCGCTTCAGAACTACACGCTCAGATACGGCCCCGGCGAAAGCCGCTTTATCGAACCGAAGATCCAGCGGATCAAGCATCAACCGATCGGTCCTTTCATTATCTTCGACGCGGAGCGATGTATTCTGTGCACGCGCTGTGTCCGGTTTTGCCAGGATGTGACGGGCACGTCGGAGCTGGGTGTGTTCGGTCGAGGCGACCGATCCGAGATCGGTCTCTTCCCGGGCCGGAGCCTCGATAACAGATACTCGGGGAACGTGATCGATCTCTGTCCGGTGGGCGCATTGACGAGCCGCGACTATCGCTTCGCCGCAAGGCCGTGGGATCTGATCACACAGGTTCCGACGATCTGCGGACTGTGCAGCGCCGGATGCAATATTACGGCTGATGTCCGCCATAAGGAATCGGGCGCGCAGATTCTCCGCATCCGCCCCCGAGTCAATAATGAGGTCAACGGCCACTGGATCTGCGATGAAGGCCGCTTCGAGTTTCATTTCGCTCAGGACCCGGGACGGATCGGTACGCCGTTCATGCAGCGTCACGGCGAGTTGCAGCCGGCAAGCTGGGACGAGGCGATCGACCGTATTGCCGAGGACCTCAGCCGGATCCTCGGCGAGAAGGGAGCGGAGGCGATCGGCGTAATCGCATCGGCACGGCTGACCAACGAGGAGGCGTTTCTCGTTCGACAACTGTTTGGAGAAAGACTCGGCATTCCCAACATCGATTACCGGGTAGCGCGATCTCAGGAGCCGGGCGGTGACGCGCCAGAAGATCATCTGCTTCGACGGACCGACAAGTATCCGAACTCGGTCGGAATGCGCACGCTGGGATTGCTTCCAAAGAGTCAAGGCATGGGGACCAGAGAGATGCTGAGCGCTGCAGGCGAGGGGCGGCTGGCGGCCTTACTCGTCTTTGAAGAGGATTTGGTGGCCGCGCTATCCGGAGAGCTCCCCGTCGCGAACTCACTGAAAAAACTGGATCTGCTGGTCACTCACGATTTGTTCTTGACAGCGACGGCAAAACTGGCGCATGTTGTTCTACCGGGACTCAGCTTTTTTGAAAAGGAAGGGACGTTTACAAATTTCGCGGGACGGGTTCAGCGGCTCCAACCGGCGCTGGAACCGTTCGGTCGCGCGATTCCGCTCGTCGAGTTCCTTCAGCGCCTTGCAAACCGAATGGAACTTCCCCTGACGGAAGGGAATGCAGAAGCGGTATGGCAAGAGCTCGCCCGCTCGGTTTCGGCATGTGCAGGCGTGACGTACGAGAGTATTGGCGAGTTGGGAACGCCGTTGGTGGAAACAGCGGCGGCACAATAG
- the kdsD gene encoding Arabinose 5-phosphate isomerase KdsD, which translates to MGIAASEFEDAYEDVEADEDTEKISCTILTEPIRGLEFREPICVQSDTAVRDAATAMNDARVGCVLVMEGDRLIGIFTERDILKKVVGRLDLDSPIGQAMTPNPETVGMDDGIAYALNKMHVGGYRHIPVLDRQGRPVGVVSIRDVVRFIVSLFPSAVLNVPPEPSLAARELDGG; encoded by the coding sequence ATGGGTATTGCGGCAAGCGAATTTGAGGACGCGTACGAGGACGTTGAGGCGGACGAGGACACCGAGAAGATATCCTGCACAATCCTGACCGAGCCGATTCGAGGATTGGAATTTCGGGAGCCGATTTGTGTCCAGTCTGATACCGCCGTGCGGGACGCGGCTACGGCGATGAACGACGCTCGTGTCGGCTGTGTACTCGTGATGGAGGGCGACCGGCTTATCGGAATCTTCACTGAGCGGGACATCCTGAAGAAGGTGGTGGGGCGGCTCGACCTGGACAGTCCTATCGGGCAAGCCATGACGCCCAATCCGGAGACCGTGGGGATGGATGACGGCATCGCCTACGCCCTCAACAAGATGCACGTTGGCGGCTACCGTCATATCCCGGTCCTCGACAGACAGGGCCGCCCGGTGGGCGTCGTGTCGATACGGGACGTCGTCAGGTTCATCGTCTCTCTGTTCCCCTCCGCGGTACTGAATGTGCCGCCCGAACCCAGCCTCGCGGCGCGAGAACTTGATGGCGGCTAG
- a CDS encoding 2-oxoglutarate ferredoxin oxidoreductase subunit alpha has product MSDNESTQSAPEARSRPMSELETVVVRFAGDSGDGMQLTGTEFTKSVALEGSDLATFPDYPAEIRAPAGTLAGVSAYQIHFSNQEVYTPGDQPDVLVVMNPAALRINLPDLPRGGIIIANVGTFTQSNLEKAGYRSNPLEDGSLSGYQVFAIDISKQVALALDGMGLTAKEVGRCKNFYALGLMFWLYNHPMEREEKSIRAKFQKNPKLAEANIKAFRAGYYYGETAELFPTRYVVPPAVIAPGTYRHITGNEATAIGLITAAQLASLPLFCGSYPITPASDILHTLAMYPHYDVITFQAEDEIAAMTATIGAAYAGALGVTTTSGPGMALKTEAIGLAVMAELPLVIVNVQRGGPSTGLPTKTEQADLFQAVFGRNGECPAVVIAPATPGDCFRMAIEAARIAIRHMCTVIYLSDGFLANGAEPWKLPEVASLQKIPVTFRTDPEGFYPYLRDPETLARPWVIPGTPGMEHRIGGLEKEDVIGNVSYEAKNHEKMVRIRAEKIARVVHEIPDATVYGDPSGDLLIVGWGSTYGAIMQAVKSLRRRGHRVSALHLRYLNPMPANVGRLLSNFQRVLVAEMNLGQLLMMLRAQYLVDAVGFHKVQGRPFKVSEIVIKAEELLGAREQTELCTHAEVV; this is encoded by the coding sequence ATGAGCGATAACGAGAGCACGCAGTCTGCGCCTGAGGCCCGGTCCCGACCGATGAGCGAGTTGGAGACGGTCGTCGTTCGGTTTGCCGGCGATTCAGGCGATGGGATGCAACTGACCGGAACGGAATTTACCAAAAGCGTTGCGCTGGAAGGGAGTGACTTGGCGACATTCCCGGATTACCCGGCCGAGATTCGGGCGCCGGCAGGAACGCTGGCCGGCGTATCGGCCTACCAGATTCACTTCTCGAACCAGGAGGTTTATACCCCGGGTGATCAACCCGACGTCCTGGTGGTCATGAATCCGGCCGCCTTGCGGATCAACCTGCCGGACCTGCCGCGCGGCGGGATCATCATCGCGAATGTCGGGACGTTCACTCAGTCGAACCTTGAGAAGGCGGGATATAGGTCGAATCCGCTGGAAGACGGCAGCCTATCCGGTTATCAGGTGTTTGCCATCGACATCTCCAAGCAGGTCGCGCTCGCCCTGGACGGGATGGGGCTGACAGCCAAAGAGGTCGGACGCTGTAAAAACTTCTACGCCCTCGGCCTCATGTTCTGGTTGTACAACCATCCGATGGAGCGCGAGGAGAAGAGCATCCGGGCCAAGTTCCAGAAAAATCCGAAGCTTGCCGAGGCCAACATCAAGGCGTTTCGGGCCGGCTACTATTACGGCGAGACCGCCGAGCTGTTTCCGACCCGCTACGTCGTGCCCCCTGCCGTCATCGCGCCGGGCACCTATCGCCACATTACCGGTAACGAGGCCACGGCGATCGGCCTCATCACCGCGGCGCAGCTCGCATCGTTGCCGCTCTTTTGCGGAAGCTACCCGATCACGCCGGCCTCCGATATCCTGCACACCCTGGCCATGTATCCGCACTACGATGTGATCACATTTCAGGCTGAGGATGAGATCGCGGCGATGACCGCGACGATCGGGGCGGCGTACGCGGGCGCGCTCGGGGTGACCACGACCTCCGGTCCTGGCATGGCGCTCAAGACCGAAGCGATCGGCCTGGCCGTCATGGCCGAGTTGCCGTTGGTTATCGTGAACGTCCAGCGCGGCGGACCGTCCACCGGCCTGCCGACCAAGACCGAACAGGCCGACCTCTTCCAGGCGGTCTTCGGGCGGAACGGCGAGTGTCCCGCCGTCGTGATCGCGCCGGCAACGCCCGGCGATTGCTTCCGGATGGCCATTGAGGCCGCCCGGATCGCCATACGCCACATGTGTACAGTGATCTATCTGTCGGACGGCTTCCTGGCCAACGGCGCCGAACCCTGGAAGCTCCCGGAGGTCGCATCGCTTCAGAAGATCCCGGTCACGTTCAGGACCGACCCTGAGGGATTTTACCCCTATCTGCGCGATCCTGAGACCCTGGCACGCCCGTGGGTCATTCCGGGAACACCGGGGATGGAACACCGCATCGGCGGTCTTGAGAAAGAGGATGTGATCGGGAACGTCTCGTACGAAGCGAAGAACCATGAGAAGATGGTTCGGATACGGGCCGAAAAGATTGCGCGCGTCGTCCATGAGATCCCGGACGCAACGGTCTATGGCGATCCATCCGGCGATCTGCTCATCGTCGGATGGGGCTCAACCTACGGGGCAATCATGCAGGCGGTCAAGAGTCTCCGTCGGCGCGGCCACCGTGTGTCGGCGCTCCATCTGCGTTACCTGAACCCGATGCCGGCCAACGTCGGCCGTCTGCTGTCCAACTTCCAACGCGTGCTGGTCGCGGAGATGAACCTTGGACAGTTGCTGATGATGCTCCGGGCGCAGTACCTGGTTGACGCGGTGGGGTTCCATAAGGTCCAGGGCAGGCCGTTCAAGGTCTCCGAAATCGTGATCAAGGCGGAAGAACTCTTGGGCGCGCGTGAACAGACTGAGCTCTGTACGCACGCAGAGGTGGTATAA